Below is a window of Ctenopharyngodon idella isolate HZGC_01 chromosome 7, HZGC01, whole genome shotgun sequence DNA.
ACGTTACACCCAGTAACCATAGATAACACTGCAAATATTGTGAATGCAGTTCATGAAGCTGATGGGCAGATAAGTTGCTTCATGCATGTTGTAAACGTCAGCCAAGAAGGCAGTGTCAATCAACATGGTGTCAATCAACATGGTGTCCCGCCTCCTGGGGAGggtcagaaaaaaatagtgaCTTTTTGTTTTGACTGTGAAGCAGATGTTGTTAAACTTGGCCAGAAACAAGTTCTCGCCTTCCTGCAGAGAATGTTGACAGGTTTATCTTTTTACAGAAGAACCTCAAAATACAGGAATAGATAGCTGACCAGTGATAGTGATATTGCACTTTACATTCTGAATGAAGGCTACTGTACTGGAGTACTGTTAAGTTTAATTAAGATGGTTAATTTATGTTTACTGAAGTACAGGtatgtttatttgaaatggtcCACTTATGTTTAtatgcaagtttatttttaaaacttagGAATTTGTGTGTTTCCCAGTTTATATATGAGATGCCAGTGTAAACACTTTGTtgcaactcttttttttttttttttaaattaaaagcaaaaaaaacaaaacaaaaaaaaaacttgtacacattccttttgtattgtattataattataatcgAAAgctgtggttaaaaaaaaaaaaaaaaaaaaaaacacaggagGTATGTATTGAACTGTGGGCTAATTATTACATCcctgtttgaatttcttaaaaaaaattaaaaataaaataaaataaaagagacCATTTAAAAGCAgagactttgttttatatcaGAAGTAATCTaatctgtcttgtctgttggcacgttgtcagtgtcctttTTGCTccacaatgtatttttcactgcgtgagaacatgtgTGGTTTGAGAAATTAACTACATTAACTAAGGGGTTGgatctttgcgaagggtcaattgagtTGAAGGTTACCTATTATGctaaatccacttttacaaggtgtttggatataaatgtgtgttagtgtgtgaacacaaccaccccacaatgataaaaatccacccactccttttttaaaaatccccattaaaccaaagcagtctcattagacaAGCCGTTTTGATTTTTCACATTACTCATGCCCCACCCATGGCCGCTAACTGACAGTCCTGTATTACCATAGTTTCCACCCTCAGTGAGCTGTACGCTGTGTGCCATTTTCCCCGCGGtcgagcagctgtagcgacaatgtctggtaagtaattgagatgttttgttgtttgatgtaagagtgaacataacggtcttcatttactgacatctgagctgctgaacgcagtggattagttttatttttgaagggaatgccccacagatctaatatacacatgcgatttgTGTAACCTTGCCTGCTATTTactttcacagacataactgactgtttatgtgtgtgtttgacagacacttgtgtgtatttgacagtttaaacaaaaaaaaaaaaaaaaaaaaaaaaaaaaaaaagtgaaagttactcacgagacttgacgtctgacagccagctgtgtgtgtgcgcttcagataagtgcgctcagaaaacaatccattagaagtttaaactgatatagttTTAAAACGCGTGGAAAAATACACTTTAACGATGAAAGAAGAACTATACTATCCGTGAGAGAGTTTgcgatatagatgataatcaaaaccaagcagatgtcttgttaatatttggcagagaatccgattgaggcaggaactgtgatcgtagagagggggcggggcacagcagctcatttgcatttaaaggcacatgtgCGAAAATagcctgttcttgactgtagtcagaaatgggtatttacaacatggatttataaatgatctgtgagttTTATTAAGCTGAAACAATTATCTGACATTTGAATATAAATTAAAAGATATGGATAAAAGCAAACCAAACTTGTAATCATGTGTAAATAACCATCTCTGACACTGCCATTATCATCCTTAGTAGCGTTTATGAATGCATATTTATTTggtattatattgtttttgatgtatgtttaaatctgtttttttttttttttgtttttttggtatcGTTACTTAATCATGGATGTGTTTCAATTGTCCAGTTTTATTGTAATGACACATTTTAATAACTGGAcaattgtgattattttttgtgataatttttttaaaatctttggTTGCCACCTTGATCTGGCAGGGGGCAACAGATGATAATTAGCCGGCTGGGCTAACTCTGGCTTACAGTTTCTGACAGTTCATTAATGAGCATTGTcccaatcaaataaataaataaaaaataagtttcTGAACTTTATGAAAGATCATTGAAATACCTCATGTTCCTTTTCCTGCAGGACCAGGACAATGTCTCCAGGTTCTAATCCAGGTGCCTGGTCAGCTTCGCCGCCGAAGGTGATCTTCTGTCCGTGCTTCATACCTTTATCCACATGCACCTCCAGAATCTTCACTTCTTTAATCACCTTCTTCCCCTCACACTTTTTGCAGCGATCTTTCTCGCTGATCACCTCACCTGGATCATAAAGAAACCATCAGCAAACATTCCGTATACATGAACATGCTGGCTGACATTCAAAACTCTGTAATACTAATTGTCAGAGTAAATTCAGACTTCAGCCTCTTACCTTCACCATTACAGTCAGTGCACACTGACTGCATCTGTTGGACCATGCCAGGAGCCAGCTGTCTGATCATAATGCGCATACCACGCCCCCTGCAGGCTGTGCATTTTTGGACCGCACCAGACTTCCCGCCTTGACTGAGGAGACAGAAAAATGGTTATGGGAATGTTTCAAACTCTTTAAAAGCCTTTGTGATCAGTACAGCTCAGACTGATTAAAAACCAAGTAACTTGTGGGACTCATAAAATGCAGGATTTTATTGAACTGACTGATTGGGTGTGGTGGGACAAAGAGAAACTGACACGCTCATTGCAAAGCTCTTTTCTGCCTAATTGCCATGAAAACACCcatgaagccaaaaaaaaaaaaaaaaaaatcttactcacCCATTACAAGTGCTACACAGAACATTCTTGCTCAGCTGTAATTTGGTTGTTTTTCCATTGTACACATCTTCAAGAGACACCCTATGGGGAAAAACATGTGAGAAAACATTACAACAGCATCTTAAAAACAGAGTGGAAACCCCCCCCCCAAAACCTTAATGACATATTCAAAGCTTCTTAAGAATAAGAATATATACATGTGTTTGGTCACATTAACCTCTCCTCTCACTGTTGCCAGTCAAGGACAGCgaagaacagcattttaacACAGATCTCTAAAAAGTGGAAGCCTTGTGATTTCACTTACTTCAGGGGGTGGACCATATCTTCCCCTCTCCGCCGCCCTCCGTTCCTGCTCCGACCCTGTCCTCCCATAAAGCCAAACAGACCGCCACCAAAAATATGGGAAAAGATGTCATCCATCCCACCTCCTCCACAGCCACCTTCTCGCAGACCCTGTTCCCCATAACGGTCGTACAAATCCCTCTTCTCTGGGTTAGTTAGTACTTCATATGCAAAGCTAATCTCTTtgaactgaaaagaaaaaagatgaaatCTTTGAATAAAGGCATTATTACTGCTTTAAAtagatagctcacccaaaagtTTACCCAGCcatccaaacccatatgacttttgttcatcttcaaaacaagacattttaatgaaagCTGAGATATCTGTCCCTCCATTGCAAGTTCATTCCAACAAAACTTTGATGCTCCAAAAACTTCATAATGACATTCTAAAAGAAATCCATATCTAAGCAGTttaatgaggtttgttctcacgtgtCAATCAAGCACAGTTGAGTGTCTGTTTACAATATTTTGTGCTTTCTGTATGTGCATTGATCAACATTTAGATGTAAATAAAAGGCtaatttaaatctgttcatcatattaaGCTATAATGTTTCAGAAGACACTCAGATTACATCTTCATTTAAGATAAACAAgcttcattaaaataataaatagctAAAGATTTACTTGTGATTTAAAGTTCTTTAGATTTACTAAAGAATTACCgatttattatttcaataattttcaATTGACCTTAAATGTGTGTACAAAATTATCACATTCCCTCCACAACATACTCATTTAACAGAGTTTAACTCGATTTAACTTTCTGTATGTCTTATATTAACGTGCACTATATTTgggtaaaagtattaataatattaccatATAACAATTCTTACCTTGTCTCCAGCATTTGGATTTTTGTCAGGGTGATATTCCTTTGCTAATTTCCGATAAgcctgaaatatatatatggtttCAGAAGGTTAGTTTCACTTCAGAAAGCATCAATGAAGCAACACTCCGCATTTAAACAATTCTCTTTACAAAAGGAACATGGGTAAAACGAGTTACACCTGCCTGAATATTCTAGCAAATATCTCTCGAGATTTTAGCTTATGATTCGAGAATGACTCCTACGGAGTTTCAGTTTGTGCGTCACGTTCATATCAATCCGCTCGGCCTTGAACAGCGCAAATGATCATAAACCTGAACAACAAACTAGTGAGCTTTAACTACTGACGCTTGTCATTGAATAGGAAATTACAGTCAGTTTAACGGCTTTATGGGACGGAGACTATGTTTTAAGCCGGAGCAGAAATCCCTCTGCGCCAAAAACATAGCATGATTAACGTTAATTGTGATAAACAACGAATATAAATAACCGCAGGACCATCATGCGTGTCAGTTTTCATTTAGTCTGTATGAAATTACCGTACATGTGACCTCTTTGGCATTATGACACACATGTAAGGGGAAAAGCCCAGAGTCAAGGCCTACACACCGGCCACACGGTGATCTGATGCTAACTGTGTTTTCAGCCGCTACATGACGATATACATAATGACTGCGTTTAATGTTCAAGTCCACGGCAAAAATCGAACAGATACACAGGTAAACTGATAGATAAAGAGATAGCAGATGAGCTTGATTAAACTCCACAACAACACTCCATCTCGTAAATTTTGTCCGACGATCTGGTAACTATAGACACTAGGCCAAACTCACGTCGAGCTTTTTTAGCACAGTGCTAATCCTCCACTCTCTCTTCCTGATTCAAACACAAGCCTTCACGCTCTGAAACAACGCGAACGAGCACCGGAATTAAAGACAAGACACATAAACCCGTACCTTTTTCAGTTCGTTTTCGGAGGCCGAAGGGGAGACCCCGAGAATGTC
It encodes the following:
- the dnaja2a gene encoding dnaJ homolog subfamily A member 2a, whose protein sequence is MSNVADTKLYDILGVSPSASENELKKAYRKLAKEYHPDKNPNAGDKFKEISFAYEVLTNPEKRDLYDRYGEQGLREGGCGGGGMDDIFSHIFGGGLFGFMGGQGRSRNGGRRRGEDMVHPLKVSLEDVYNGKTTKLQLSKNVLCSTCNGQGGKSGAVQKCTACRGRGMRIMIRQLAPGMVQQMQSVCTDCNGEGEVISEKDRCKKCEGKKVIKEVKILEVHVDKGMKHGQKITFGGEADQAPGLEPGDIVLVLQEKEHETYRREGNDLHMTHKIGLVEALCGFHFTLKHLDGRQIVVKYPAGKIIEPGSIRVVRGEGMPQYRNPFEKGDLFIKFDVQFPDNNWLSPEKLTELEDLLPTRADAPVISGDAEEVDLQEFDMSQSSSGGHRREAYNDSSDEEGGHHGPGVQCAHQ